A window of Leptospira hartskeerlii contains these coding sequences:
- the leuD gene encoding 3-isopropylmalate dehydratase small subunit, producing MKPFTQHEGLAVLIDRPNIDTDAIIPKQFLKKIERTGFGIHLFHDWRYLDDEGTKPNPEFSLNQDRYKGASVLVTRDNFGCGSSREHAPWALEDYGFRAIIAPSYADIFYNNCFKNGMLPVVLKPEEVDEIFKIVDKTPGAKIKIDLDKQNVISPSGNVYNFEVDSFRKYCLFNGLDDIGLTLQHEAKISTYEEKNRKDVPWLYASHK from the coding sequence ATGAAACCCTTTACTCAACACGAAGGTTTAGCGGTCCTAATTGATCGCCCAAATATAGATACGGACGCAATCATTCCGAAACAATTTTTGAAAAAGATAGAACGTACAGGCTTCGGGATCCATCTATTTCATGACTGGAGATATCTGGACGACGAAGGCACCAAACCGAATCCTGAGTTCAGTTTGAACCAAGACAGGTATAAGGGAGCTTCCGTTCTAGTAACCAGAGACAATTTCGGATGTGGCTCTTCCAGAGAGCATGCTCCTTGGGCATTGGAAGATTACGGATTTAGGGCGATTATTGCTCCTTCTTACGCTGATATTTTTTATAATAATTGTTTCAAAAACGGTATGCTTCCGGTTGTTTTAAAGCCGGAAGAAGTGGACGAAATTTTCAAGATCGTAGATAAGACTCCGGGAGCCAAAATTAAGATCGATCTGGATAAACAGAATGTGATCAGTCCTTCCGGGAACGTATACAATTTTGAAGTGGATTCTTTCCGTAAGTATTGTCTATTTAATGGTTTGGACGATATCGGTTTAACCTTGCAGCATGAAGCAAAGATCTCTACTTACGAAGAGAAAAATCGAAAAGACGTTCCTTGGTTGTACGCTTCTCATAAGTAA
- the clpS gene encoding ATP-dependent Clp protease adapter ClpS — MSDVKTEEQVLTKEKLKLKKPAKYRVVILNDDYTPMEFVVWILRVVFYRTQVESEQIMLQAHTTGKALCGVYSHDVARTKVNETHMLAEEHGHPLHCQMEIEEGEES, encoded by the coding sequence ATGAGCGATGTAAAAACGGAAGAGCAGGTTCTCACGAAAGAGAAACTGAAACTTAAAAAACCAGCCAAGTATAGGGTAGTGATCTTGAATGATGATTATACGCCTATGGAGTTTGTGGTTTGGATTCTTCGCGTGGTATTTTATCGGACCCAGGTCGAGAGCGAACAAATAATGTTACAGGCACATACGACCGGAAAGGCTCTTTGTGGAGTCTATTCTCATGACGTTGCAAGAACAAAAGTGAACGAAACCCATATGCTCGCAGAGGAACATGGACATCCTTTGCATTGTCAGATGGAAATTGAAGAGGGGGAAGAATCATGA
- the ggt gene encoding gamma-glutamyltransferase — protein sequence MSFRTVRPNSKSFFILSILLLLVFGSCKKNVLIIEGREVSTQNLIAPKFGIDPNTLFAESKKIMISTDSIDASKVGLEIYKKGGNTIDVAVASSFAVSVTRPSSTGIGGGGFLVYHHAKSGKSYAFDFRERAPSLANRNMYKGRPKEESLLGYKSVGVPGMVAGLVQIHKKFGKLPLKEVLAPAIRLAEDGFVVYPDLSEAIQESEQDMSPGMKKIFIPGGKNPEPGEVFIQKDLAKTLRIISETGEKDFYTGAIAKALAEEVSSNGGPIHFNDLKNYKVREEKPLEITYRNYNIRTMFPPSSGVHLFTMLKMLETKELHSMYDFSQSDYYHFLAEVMRRGYSDRAVLGGDPGYTKIPVETLISSEYAKEKISDFNPGKATPSSTYLSRLNLKAESPQTTHISVVDAEGNAVSTTHSINYRFGAAVVLEGYGFVLNDTMDDFSRSPGEPNVYGLIGAEANSIQPGKTPLSSMSPTIVLKNGETFLVTGAPGGSYIVNAVLQSILFSLDLNLTLYESVARGRIHHQFFPDALSIEGPATDTATFNQLKAKKHEVRLGNNMAKLFCVKRENGTLYGAADPRGDGIPLGE from the coding sequence ATGTCTTTTAGAACGGTTAGACCTAATTCAAAAAGTTTCTTCATCCTTTCTATTTTGCTTCTTCTTGTTTTTGGATCTTGCAAGAAGAATGTACTAATCATCGAAGGTAGAGAGGTTTCCACCCAAAACCTTATTGCTCCTAAGTTCGGGATAGATCCGAACACTTTGTTTGCAGAATCCAAAAAGATCATGATCTCTACGGACTCCATAGACGCTTCCAAGGTGGGACTGGAAATCTATAAAAAGGGAGGTAACACGATCGACGTGGCGGTCGCTTCTTCTTTTGCAGTTTCCGTTACCCGTCCTTCTTCCACCGGAATTGGAGGCGGTGGATTTTTGGTCTATCATCATGCAAAATCCGGAAAGTCATACGCTTTTGACTTTAGGGAAAGGGCACCTTCTTTAGCAAATCGTAATATGTATAAAGGTCGTCCGAAGGAAGAATCTTTGCTCGGATACAAATCGGTTGGTGTTCCTGGAATGGTGGCTGGTCTTGTGCAGATCCATAAAAAGTTCGGGAAACTTCCTCTAAAAGAGGTTTTAGCTCCTGCTATTCGATTGGCAGAAGATGGATTTGTAGTTTATCCAGATCTTTCCGAGGCAATCCAGGAATCAGAACAAGACATGAGTCCTGGAATGAAAAAGATCTTTATACCTGGAGGAAAGAACCCTGAGCCTGGAGAAGTTTTCATCCAAAAAGATCTGGCAAAAACTCTAAGGATCATTTCGGAAACTGGGGAAAAGGATTTTTACACAGGTGCAATTGCGAAGGCTCTCGCAGAAGAAGTTTCTTCAAATGGCGGTCCAATCCATTTTAACGATCTGAAAAACTATAAGGTACGAGAAGAAAAACCTTTAGAGATTACATATAGAAATTATAATATTAGGACAATGTTTCCTCCTTCGTCGGGAGTTCATCTTTTTACAATGTTAAAGATGTTGGAAACAAAAGAACTTCATTCCATGTATGATTTCTCCCAAAGCGATTATTATCATTTTTTGGCAGAAGTCATGAGAAGAGGATATTCTGATAGAGCAGTTCTTGGCGGAGATCCAGGATATACTAAGATCCCCGTCGAAACTTTGATCTCTTCCGAATACGCCAAAGAAAAAATTTCGGACTTTAATCCTGGAAAAGCGACTCCAAGTTCTACATATTTAAGCAGGTTAAACTTAAAAGCAGAATCTCCTCAGACCACTCATATTTCCGTCGTGGATGCGGAAGGAAATGCAGTTTCTACCACACATTCTATCAATTATAGATTTGGTGCTGCAGTTGTGCTCGAAGGATACGGTTTCGTTCTGAACGATACAATGGATGATTTTAGTCGTTCGCCTGGAGAGCCTAACGTGTACGGTCTTATCGGTGCAGAAGCAAATTCTATCCAGCCAGGAAAGACTCCTTTGAGCTCCATGTCTCCTACTATAGTTTTGAAAAATGGAGAAACCTTTTTAGTCACTGGAGCGCCAGGCGGTTCTTATATAGTAAATGCGGTTTTACAATCCATATTGTTTAGCTTAGACTTAAATTTGACTTTGTATGAGTCGGTTGCAAGAGGAAGGATCCATCATCAGTTCTTTCCGGATGCACTTTCTATTGAAGGCCCTGCAACTGATACAGCTACTTTCAATCAATTAAAAGCCAAAAAGCACGAGGTTAGGCTCGGTAACAATATGGCAAAACTATTCTGTGTAAAAAGAGAGAATGGTACATTGTATGGTGCGGCAGACCCACGGGGAGACGGGATCCCTTTGGGAGAATAA
- a CDS encoding AAA domain-containing protein yields the protein MEGSYYSALRESLKKERKAELDKYKEEISSSDLNQRIQDGFTVFPLVFEDAELSADGNWKVLLKPTKSKNIPELFRPGTPIRIVKETEEYNSVLLKANEDSYLVYMEEVPDWVEEGKLALEILPDETSFKEWDRALEKVISAKKGSREKYFADLFSNQLEVSKPNFKSISNLPETLNDSQKKAVSAILQTEDFILVHGPPGTGKTKTIVEAIRILASEGKRILASAPTNSASDLLVESLEKLKVPVLRIGHPARMNPDILQNSLEMKLNHSPEAKLIERDRKEVQELLKKARKYKRSFGKEEAEERRSLYKEADALRKNIKERQKVLIRYLLESHPVIVCTHTGASSYQLHNLEFDYAILDEGSQAIEPSSWIPILKAEKFVIAGDPFQLPPTVISEDPLLKVSLMERLLPVFQDKERVFLLDTQYRMTDPIQTFPNLKFYENKLKSGLERNLREKVPFDLGEPFGSSLVFLDSSGTDTAEENSEGSLGNPWEAEFTVNIVKKIIDSGWDPKNLILLSPYRYQRYLLKQKLEEILPEHSSQLEVETVDSFQGRESDAVIFSLVRSNPEGQIGFLSETRRWNVGMTRAKKLLVMVGDGSTLGQNDFFKDLLETVELAGELRTAWEFLD from the coding sequence ATGGAAGGATCTTATTATTCCGCCTTACGTGAATCTTTAAAAAAAGAAAGAAAGGCGGAGCTCGATAAGTATAAGGAAGAAATTTCCTCTTCCGATCTGAACCAAAGGATCCAAGACGGATTCACCGTATTTCCATTAGTATTTGAAGACGCTGAATTAAGCGCGGATGGAAATTGGAAAGTTTTACTCAAACCCACAAAATCTAAAAATATTCCTGAGTTATTTAGACCAGGAACACCTATACGAATCGTTAAAGAAACAGAAGAATACAACTCAGTTTTACTAAAGGCAAACGAAGATTCTTACCTGGTTTATATGGAAGAAGTTCCTGATTGGGTGGAAGAGGGTAAACTTGCTCTCGAAATTCTCCCGGATGAGACAAGTTTTAAAGAATGGGATCGCGCCTTAGAAAAAGTAATCTCCGCCAAAAAAGGTTCCAGAGAAAAATATTTTGCGGATCTATTCTCCAATCAATTGGAAGTTTCTAAACCGAATTTTAAATCTATCTCGAATTTGCCAGAAACTCTAAACGATTCTCAGAAGAAGGCAGTATCCGCAATTTTACAAACGGAAGATTTTATTTTAGTCCATGGTCCTCCTGGAACCGGTAAGACTAAAACGATTGTGGAAGCCATTCGTATCCTGGCCTCCGAAGGCAAACGAATACTTGCTTCTGCTCCCACAAACTCCGCTTCCGACCTGCTCGTAGAATCCTTGGAAAAATTGAAAGTTCCCGTTTTGAGAATCGGTCATCCTGCTAGAATGAATCCGGACATTCTTCAAAATTCCTTAGAGATGAAATTGAATCATTCTCCGGAAGCAAAGCTGATAGAAAGGGATCGAAAAGAAGTCCAGGAGTTATTGAAGAAGGCCCGCAAATACAAAAGAAGTTTTGGCAAAGAAGAAGCGGAAGAAAGAAGAAGTCTTTATAAAGAAGCGGACGCTTTACGAAAAAATATAAAAGAAAGACAGAAGGTCCTGATCCGATATCTGCTCGAGTCACATCCCGTGATCGTATGTACACATACTGGAGCTTCTTCTTACCAACTCCATAATTTAGAATTTGATTACGCAATTTTAGATGAGGGCAGCCAGGCAATCGAACCTTCTTCCTGGATCCCGATCTTAAAAGCGGAGAAGTTTGTGATCGCAGGTGATCCGTTCCAACTTCCTCCTACAGTGATCTCGGAAGATCCATTGCTTAAGGTTTCTTTAATGGAGAGACTTCTTCCCGTTTTCCAAGACAAGGAAAGAGTATTTCTTTTGGACACTCAGTATAGAATGACTGATCCGATCCAAACATTCCCGAATCTTAAGTTCTATGAGAATAAATTAAAATCCGGATTAGAACGAAATCTTAGAGAAAAAGTTCCTTTCGATTTAGGAGAACCATTTGGCTCTAGCTTAGTATTCTTAGATAGTTCCGGAACAGACACTGCAGAAGAGAATTCAGAAGGAAGTTTAGGAAATCCTTGGGAAGCCGAATTTACTGTAAACATAGTAAAGAAGATTATAGATTCGGGTTGGGATCCTAAAAATCTTATATTACTCTCTCCCTATAGATACCAAAGATATCTTTTAAAGCAAAAACTGGAGGAAATACTTCCGGAACATTCTTCTCAGTTAGAAGTGGAGACTGTAGATTCTTTTCAAGGAAGAGAATCTGATGCAGTGATCTTCAGTTTGGTACGTTCGAATCCGGAAGGTCAGATCGGATTTTTATCCGAGACAAGAAGATGGAATGTGGGAATGACCAGGGCTAAAAAACTTTTAGTAATGGTGGGAGACGGCTCTACTCTAGGACAAAACGATTTTTTTAAAGACTTACTCGAAACTGTGGAATTAGCAGGGGAACTTAGAACTGCCTGGGAGTTTCTGGACTAA
- the clpA gene encoding ATP-dependent Clp protease ATP-binding subunit ClpA, producing the protein MTLSEELEKSLNQARTEALKRRNEYITLEHILLSLTYDPVAAEVLIACGADLDQLRSELKEYLDTEMESVPESFGEIEPEYTIGAQRVLQLAAFQVQSTEKKKLDGSYVLASLFREDQSHAVFFLGRQDISRLDVVRYISHGIKKSGEKVGEGNSTDETSKKQSGDPLSDFCVNLTEKASQGKLDPLVGRAEELERTIHILARRRKNNPIFVGDAGVGKTAIVEGLALQIINGKVPDVLKNTKVYSLDMGLLLAGTKFRGEFEERLKNVVQAISSDPDNVLFVDEIHTIIGAGAVSGGSLDASNLLKPALSNGELRCIGTTTYKEYKAIFEKDHALSRRFQKLEVNEPSVEETIQILKGLLPKYEQFHSVKYSHQAVEEAARLAERYILDRKLPDKAIDLIDEAGAKVKLRESSKSKIVSVKEIEELVSKISKIPPRTVKADDREKLKALDEELKRKIYGQDKAVIELVQAIRLSRSGLSEPGKPVGSFLFAGPTGVGKTELSKQLAAILGIEFIRFDMSEYMEKHTVSRLIGSPPGYVGFEQGGQLTDAIVRTPHCVLLLDEIEKAHEDIYNILLQIMDHATLTDNNGRKADFKQVILIMTTNTGARERASNPLGFDNTALTDRGLKAIEKQFSPEFRNRLTAVIEFSSLDEGTVSKVVRKQLELLETRLKEKSIQLHYGEEVLLWIAKKSYDPLFGARPVQRWIDSNISKKLSEEILFGELKNGGDVNLEIQNEELKLVFRSREK; encoded by the coding sequence ATGACATTATCCGAAGAACTAGAAAAATCTCTAAATCAAGCAAGAACAGAAGCCCTCAAGAGAAGAAACGAATACATTACTCTTGAACATATTCTCCTTTCCTTAACTTACGATCCGGTTGCGGCAGAGGTTCTGATCGCATGCGGCGCGGACTTGGATCAGTTACGTTCTGAGTTAAAGGAATATTTAGATACTGAAATGGAATCAGTTCCGGAATCTTTTGGAGAGATCGAGCCTGAATATACAATAGGAGCTCAAAGAGTCCTTCAGTTAGCCGCTTTTCAAGTACAATCTACAGAAAAGAAAAAATTGGACGGGAGCTATGTCTTAGCTTCTCTGTTTAGAGAAGATCAGTCTCATGCAGTTTTCTTTTTGGGAAGGCAGGATATTTCCCGCCTTGATGTGGTTCGTTATATTTCGCATGGAATCAAAAAATCAGGAGAGAAGGTAGGAGAAGGAAATTCTACCGATGAGACTTCCAAAAAACAAAGCGGAGATCCTTTGTCCGATTTCTGTGTGAATCTGACTGAAAAAGCAAGCCAAGGTAAGTTGGATCCTTTAGTCGGAAGAGCGGAAGAGCTTGAAAGAACGATTCATATTTTAGCAAGACGACGTAAAAACAATCCTATCTTTGTAGGAGATGCAGGAGTAGGAAAAACTGCGATTGTAGAAGGTTTGGCCCTTCAGATAATAAACGGAAAAGTTCCGGATGTATTAAAAAATACGAAAGTATATTCTTTGGACATGGGACTTCTACTCGCAGGAACCAAGTTCAGAGGTGAGTTCGAGGAAAGACTGAAGAATGTAGTGCAGGCTATTTCTTCCGATCCTGATAATGTATTATTTGTGGATGAGATCCATACGATCATAGGTGCAGGCGCCGTGTCAGGAGGATCTTTAGATGCTTCTAACCTTTTGAAACCCGCGCTCTCTAATGGGGAACTACGTTGTATAGGGACTACAACTTATAAGGAATACAAAGCGATCTTCGAGAAGGACCATGCTCTTTCTAGAAGATTCCAAAAATTAGAAGTAAACGAACCAAGTGTAGAAGAGACCATCCAGATCTTAAAAGGACTTCTTCCTAAATACGAACAATTCCACTCAGTAAAATATTCTCACCAAGCGGTAGAAGAAGCGGCGAGACTCGCAGAACGTTATATTCTAGATCGCAAACTTCCAGACAAGGCGATCGATTTAATCGATGAGGCAGGAGCTAAAGTTAAACTCAGAGAAAGTTCCAAGTCCAAGATCGTGAGTGTAAAAGAGATTGAAGAATTAGTATCAAAAATTTCTAAAATTCCTCCAAGAACTGTAAAAGCGGACGATAGAGAAAAACTAAAAGCTTTGGATGAGGAATTAAAGCGCAAAATTTACGGCCAAGACAAGGCAGTGATCGAGCTTGTCCAAGCGATCCGACTTTCCAGAAGTGGATTATCTGAGCCAGGAAAACCTGTCGGATCTTTCTTATTCGCGGGGCCTACCGGTGTAGGTAAAACCGAGTTATCCAAGCAGCTCGCTGCTATCTTAGGCATAGAATTCATCCGATTCGATATGAGCGAATACATGGAAAAACATACTGTTTCTCGCCTTATAGGTTCTCCTCCCGGTTACGTTGGTTTTGAACAAGGTGGGCAATTGACAGATGCGATCGTCCGCACTCCTCATTGTGTTCTACTTTTGGATGAAATTGAAAAGGCTCACGAAGATATTTATAATATTCTACTTCAGATCATGGACCATGCCACTTTAACTGATAATAATGGTAGAAAGGCGGATTTCAAACAGGTCATTCTCATCATGACTACAAATACTGGTGCCAGAGAGAGAGCTTCTAATCCATTAGGATTCGATAATACTGCTTTGACCGACCGTGGGTTAAAAGCTATCGAAAAACAGTTTTCTCCTGAGTTTAGAAATAGGCTAACTGCAGTGATAGAATTTTCTTCTCTGGATGAGGGAACTGTTTCTAAGGTAGTTCGCAAACAGTTAGAGCTTCTCGAAACTAGACTGAAAGAGAAAAGTATCCAACTTCATTACGGAGAAGAAGTTTTACTTTGGATCGCTAAAAAATCCTATGACCCTCTGTTCGGGGCAAGGCCAGTGCAAAGGTGGATAGATTCTAATATTTCCAAAAAACTCTCTGAAGAGATCCTGTTCGGCGAATTAAAAAACGGTGGAGATGTGAATTTGGAAATACAAAACGAGGAACTTAAATTAGTCTTCCGTTCTAGAGAAAAATAA
- a CDS encoding RNA polymerase sigma factor — protein sequence MAEKQDIWQILSERMRLAQEGDSKEYELLLSKCREILNNHLSSKVRDKEDREDLIQDILIGIHKARATYRRERPFAPWFFSIARYKTIDYIRRKGTRDRLVSAEMEGFAQEEKISIEDRWEVQQGLESWLNVLEPRQRRILTMAKLEGKSVREISETTGLSESNVKVIVHRSLEKLKRFFSESERTIEGSKTSKK from the coding sequence ATGGCGGAAAAGCAAGATATCTGGCAAATTCTTTCGGAAAGAATGCGCTTAGCCCAAGAAGGAGATTCCAAGGAATATGAACTCCTACTTTCCAAATGCAGGGAAATTTTAAACAATCATTTGAGCTCTAAGGTCCGTGATAAGGAAGATAGAGAAGACCTGATCCAGGATATTCTGATCGGTATCCACAAAGCGAGGGCGACTTACAGGAGGGAAAGACCCTTTGCACCATGGTTTTTCTCCATCGCTAGATACAAGACCATAGACTATATCCGCAGGAAAGGAACCAGAGATAGACTTGTTTCTGCTGAGATGGAAGGTTTTGCCCAAGAAGAAAAAATCTCTATAGAAGACAGGTGGGAGGTCCAACAGGGACTTGAATCCTGGCTAAATGTCTTGGAACCCAGACAAAGACGGATCTTAACCATGGCAAAACTGGAGGGAAAATCGGTCAGAGAGATCTCCGAAACCACGGGGCTTTCCGAATCCAATGTGAAGGTGATCGTTCATCGTTCTCTGGAAAAGTTGAAACGATTTTTTTCCGAGTCTGAGAGAACGATAGAAGGCTCAAAAACGTCCAAGAAATAG
- a CDS encoding NrsF family protein — translation MSYSESDKTKKLIQTLSSSLEKGSLNIYTLFLSCLGLVALGIALGWSVSNLIGRTNSFPGWWPEPALLLVWGIFSAYLLSKLAFPEETSTWLFWAAGAFLVVWTFFILSRFFTEEAPAHVHVGLCSVILAITSILFGAVAWYILRTTASSRPGLSGFLFLNLLLASSNLGLKFVCPVQDPSHILISHVSFTLIWIGILYFPIRKKFSW, via the coding sequence ATGTCATATTCAGAATCGGATAAAACTAAAAAACTGATCCAAACATTGAGTTCTAGCCTGGAAAAAGGAAGCCTGAACATTTATACTCTCTTCCTTTCCTGTTTGGGTCTAGTGGCTTTAGGGATTGCACTGGGATGGTCCGTTTCCAACTTAATAGGCCGCACGAACTCTTTTCCAGGTTGGTGGCCAGAACCTGCGCTACTGTTAGTTTGGGGAATTTTTTCGGCTTATTTATTAAGCAAACTCGCCTTCCCCGAGGAGACCTCGACCTGGCTTTTTTGGGCTGCAGGTGCTTTTCTAGTCGTCTGGACTTTTTTTATTCTAAGCCGTTTTTTTACGGAAGAAGCTCCGGCCCATGTTCATGTAGGACTTTGTTCCGTAATTTTAGCGATAACTTCTATTTTATTCGGCGCTGTAGCTTGGTATATTTTAAGAACGACAGCAAGCTCCCGTCCCGGACTTTCAGGATTTTTATTCTTAAATCTTTTATTAGCAAGTTCTAATCTAGGTCTGAAATTTGTCTGCCCCGTCCAAGATCCTTCCCATATTTTGATCTCTCATGTAAGCTTTACCCTGATTTGGATCGGGATATTATATTTTCCAATCCGAAAAAAATTCAGTTGGTAA
- a CDS encoding GNAT family N-acetyltransferase, with amino-acid sequence MPGKTKITRISSLQEVSMEDWNLLGDPENPFSNHEFLHSLELSSCVGGRTSWHPEYWVAEDEDGIHSSLPFYHKYDSYGEYIFDHSWANFFSQNGLSYYPKGLVAYPFTPVNGKKILRRNNVSAEEALDVLLPPLLENAKAEGLSSIHFLFLEEGEARALEKRGFATRITHQFHWKNRGYTSFENFLGDFRSKKRIQIKKERETIKGSGIRILCKEGKDISEKDMDSIYSFYTETYSRKWGSPYLNRKFFKIILEKFSQNLVLFLAEKDGDTIGGTFNLKKGKKLYGRYWGSSSHYPFLHFECCYYAPIEYAIKNGFEIFEAGAQGEQKFLRGFPAVPTYSSHFIFHDQARNAIERFLESERMHMQEMIRETNLSSPLKDEAMRGESEDQ; translated from the coding sequence ATGCCAGGTAAAACAAAGATCACCAGGATTTCCTCTCTCCAAGAAGTTTCAATGGAGGATTGGAATCTTTTGGGAGATCCCGAAAATCCTTTTTCGAATCATGAATTTTTACATTCTTTAGAACTTTCTTCCTGTGTAGGTGGAAGAACCAGTTGGCATCCTGAATACTGGGTAGCCGAGGACGAAGATGGAATACATTCGTCTCTTCCTTTTTATCATAAATACGATTCTTATGGTGAGTATATTTTCGATCATTCCTGGGCCAATTTTTTCTCTCAAAACGGACTTTCCTATTATCCTAAGGGGCTTGTGGCTTATCCATTCACCCCGGTGAACGGTAAGAAAATATTAAGAAGAAATAATGTATCTGCGGAAGAGGCGTTGGACGTCCTACTTCCTCCTTTATTAGAAAATGCAAAGGCAGAAGGACTCTCCAGTATCCATTTTCTTTTTTTAGAGGAAGGAGAAGCAAGAGCTTTGGAGAAGAGAGGATTTGCCACTAGGATCACTCACCAATTCCATTGGAAGAATCGAGGCTATACTAGTTTCGAAAATTTTTTGGGCGATTTCAGATCCAAAAAAAGGATACAGATCAAAAAGGAAAGAGAAACAATCAAAGGATCTGGAATTCGGATCTTATGCAAAGAAGGCAAAGATATTTCTGAAAAAGACATGGACTCTATCTATTCTTTTTATACTGAAACATATTCCAGAAAATGGGGATCTCCATATTTGAACCGAAAATTCTTTAAGATCATTTTGGAGAAATTTTCCCAAAATTTGGTATTATTTTTAGCGGAGAAGGACGGGGACACGATAGGCGGAACATTCAACCTGAAAAAGGGAAAGAAGTTATATGGAAGATACTGGGGTTCTTCTTCACATTATCCTTTTCTACATTTCGAATGTTGTTATTATGCTCCTATTGAATACGCGATCAAAAATGGTTTTGAAATTTTCGAAGCAGGAGCACAAGGAGAACAGAAGTTTTTAAGAGGATTTCCTGCCGTTCCTACTTATAGCTCCCATTTTATTTTCCATGACCAGGCTCGAAATGCGATTGAACGTTTTTTAGAAAGCGAAAGAATGCATATGCAGGAAATGATAAGGGAAACAAATCTTTCTTCCCCATTAAAGGACGAGGCGATGAGGGGAGAATCCGAAGACCAATGA
- a CDS encoding PLP-dependent cysteine synthase family protein translates to MFDEISRSIDEFGNSLLGALNNVQNAFGRELSVAKPIKENVLQMIGNTPLIRLNQIGSHIPNVEIYLKAEFCNPTGSVKDRTALSMVLAAERRGELKPGGSIFQAGYNTTAISLAWISTLRQYKFKVFLAPDTDQEKIKELKSYGASVEVVQLAKGNWDDSLLETAKAAKDKEKNSVILNEFKDMANTNAHFLFTGPEIWRDLAGNVDAFVAGGGSGGTLSGVGRYLKGKKPSLRVIMGVSKNSRFIRKMIQGDSSIKLPESFDPKVTDQYIGVDRDEALRYQSELYQKEGIFAGLTTGTTLASAIHYAESLPTREDQKTPSYKIVVLSPDRL, encoded by the coding sequence ATGTTCGACGAAATTTCACGCTCTATAGATGAATTCGGCAATAGCCTTCTTGGGGCTTTGAATAATGTACAAAATGCTTTCGGAAGGGAGTTAAGCGTAGCAAAACCTATCAAGGAGAATGTTCTCCAGATGATAGGAAACACTCCTCTCATCCGACTCAACCAGATCGGTTCTCATATTCCAAATGTTGAAATTTATCTCAAAGCTGAATTCTGTAATCCTACAGGAAGTGTAAAAGATAGAACTGCACTTTCTATGGTGCTTGCTGCCGAAAGAAGAGGGGAACTAAAACCCGGTGGATCTATTTTTCAGGCTGGTTATAACACTACCGCGATCTCTTTAGCTTGGATCTCTACTCTTCGCCAGTATAAGTTCAAAGTATTTTTAGCTCCTGATACAGATCAGGAAAAGATCAAAGAATTAAAATCTTACGGTGCCTCTGTAGAAGTTGTTCAACTTGCAAAAGGTAACTGGGATGATTCTCTTTTGGAAACTGCGAAGGCAGCCAAAGACAAAGAGAAAAACAGCGTAATCTTGAATGAGTTCAAGGATATGGCAAATACAAATGCGCATTTCTTATTTACAGGACCCGAGATCTGGAGAGATCTCGCTGGAAATGTGGATGCGTTCGTGGCAGGAGGAGGTTCCGGCGGAACTCTTTCCGGTGTAGGAAGATATTTAAAAGGTAAAAAGCCTTCTCTTAGAGTCATTATGGGAGTGAGCAAAAATTCTCGCTTCATCCGTAAAATGATCCAAGGTGATTCCAGTATTAAACTTCCTGAATCTTTCGATCCTAAAGTCACCGATCAATATATTGGAGTAGATAGAGACGAAGCGCTTCGTTACCAATCGGAGCTTTATCAAAAAGAAGGAATTTTTGCAGGACTGACTACTGGGACCACGCTCGCATCCGCTATCCATTATGCGGAAAGTCTTCCTACTCGCGAAGATCAAAAAACTCCTAGCTATAAAATTGTAGTACTTTCTCCTGACCGACTCTAA